A window of Solanum stenotomum isolate F172 chromosome 3, ASM1918654v1, whole genome shotgun sequence contains these coding sequences:
- the LOC125858190 gene encoding glutamate synthase 1 [NADH], chloroplastic isoform X2 — MRILGHNGEINTLRGNVNWMRAREGLLKCKELGLSKTEMKKLLPIVDASSSDSGAFDGVLELLLRAGRSLPEAVMMMIPEAWQNDKNMDPSRKALYEYFSALMEPWDGPALMSFTDGRYLGATLDRNGLRPGRFYVTYSGRVIMASEVGVVDIPPEDVSRKGRLNPGMMLLVDFENHVVVDDDALKKQYSLARPYGQWLKKQKIELKDIVESVNYSYRVPPPIAGVLPAVSDEDSMENMGLHGLLAPLKAFGYTIEALEMLLLPMAKDGVEALGSMGNDAPLAVMSNREKLTFEYFKQMFAQVTNPPIDPIREKIVTSMQCMVGPEGDLTETTEEQCHRLSLKGPLLSIEEMEAVKKMNYRGWRSKVLDITYSRDRGTKGLEETLDRICSEAHDAIQEGYTAIVLSDRGFSPKRVAVSSLLAIGAVHHHLVKKLERTRVALIVESAEPREVHHFCTLVGFGADAICPYLAVEAIWRLQVDGKIPPKSTGEFHSKDELVKKYFKASHYGMMKVLAKMGISTLASYKGAQIFEAVGLSSEVMERCFNGTPSRVEGATFDALAKDALNLHGLAFPSRALAPGSAEAVALPNPGDYHWRKGGEIHLNDPFAIAKLQEAAQSNSVAAYKEYSKRVQELNRQCNLRGLLKFKEGEVKVPLEEVEPASEIVKRFCTGAMSYGSISLEAHATLAMAMNKIGGKSNTGEGGEQPSRMEPLPNGSKNPKRSAIKQVASGRFGVSSYYLTNADELQIKMAQGAKPGEGGELPGHKVIGDIAVTRNSTAGVGLISPPPHHDIYSIEDLAQLIHDLKNANPGARVSVKLVSEAGVGVIASGVVKGHADHVLISGHDGGTGASRWTGIKSAGLPWELGLAETHQTLVANDLRGRTVLQTDGQLKTGRDVAIAALLGAEEFGFSTAPLITLGCIMMRKCHKNTCPVGIATQDPILREKFAGEPEHVINFFFMLAEEVREIMSQLGFRTLTEMVGRSDMLEMDNDLVKNNDKLKNIDLSLLLRPAADIRPEAAQYCIQKQDHGLDLALDNNLIALSKAALEKSLPVYIETPICNVNRAVGTMLSHEVTKRYHLAGLPADTIHIKLSGSAGQSLGAFLCPGITLELEGDSNDYVGKGLSGGKIVVYPPKGSKFDPKENIVIGNVALYGATSGEAYFNGMAAERFCVRNSGAKAVVEGVGDHGCEYMTGGTVVVLGKTGRNFAAGMSGGVAYVLDLHSTFHSRCNSELVDLDKVEEEEDIMTLKMMIQQHQRNTNSQLAKEVLADFDNLLPRFIKVFPRDYKRVLASMKKEEAYEAAKERAIKEAEEQEEEELKEKDAFEELKKLAAASKDESSQVEEENTLKRPTQVAEAVKHRGFVAYERQGVSYRDPNVRMKDWKEVMEESKPSPLLTTQSARCMDCGTPFCHQENSGCPLGNKIPEFNELVYQNRWREALDRLLETNNFPEFTGRVCPAPCEGSCVLGIIENPVSIKSIECAIIDKAFEEGWMVPRPPSERTGRRVAIVGSGPSGLAAADQLNRLGHTVTVFERADRIGGLMMYGVPNMKTDKIDVVQRRVDLMEKEGVKFVVNANIGNDPAYSLDSLREDHDAIILAVGATKPRDLPVPGRDLSGVHFAMEFLHANTKSLLDSNLQDGKYISAKGKKVVVIGGGDTGTDCIGTSIRHGCSSVVNLELLPQPPNTRAPGNPWPQWPRIFRVDYGHQEASAKFGKDPRSYEVLTKRFIGDENGNVKGLEVIRVQWEKDASGRFQFKEVEGSEEIIGADLVMLAMGFLGPESTIADKLGLEKDNRSNFKADYGRFSTSVEGVFAAGDCRRGQSLVVWAISEGRQAAAQVDKFLMKDDEDSSADAASQQESVKKQPTVVT, encoded by the exons ATGCGTATCTTGGGTCATAATGGTGAAATTAACACACTTCGAGGCAATGTGAACTG GATGAGGGCTCGTGAGGGTCTTCTTAAATGCAAAGAGCTTGGCCTTTCAAAGACAGAAATGAAAAAACTCTTGCCCATTGTTGATGCCAGTTCATCTGACTCAG GAGCTTTTGACGGTGTGCTTGAGCTACTGCTTAGAGCTGGTAGAAGCCTCCCAGAAGCTGTTATGATGATGATTCCTGAAGCCTGGCAAAATGACAAGAACATGGATCCTAGCCGGAAGGCATTGTATGAATATTTTTCAGCCCTCATGGAACCATGGGATGGACCTGCTCTTATGTCAT TTACTGATGGGCGCTATCTTGGAGCTACGTTAGATCGGAATGGTCTGCGTCCAGGTCGCTTTTATGTTACATACAGTGGTAGGGTTATTATGGCAAGTGAAGTTGGAGTAGTTGATATTCCACCTGAAGATGTATCCAGAAAAGGTAGACTAAACCCTGGAATGATGCTTCTGGTGGACTTTGAGAAccatgttgttgttgatgatgatgcTTTGAAGAAGCAGTATTCTCTTGCAAGACCTTATGGACAGTGGCTGAAAAAGCAGAAGATAGAGCTGAAAGACATTGTTGAGTCAGTAAATTATTCCTATAGGGTCCCTCCACCCATTGCAGGAGTTTTGCCT GCAGTAAGTGATGAGGACAGTATGGAAAATATGGGACTTCATGGTTTATTGGCTCCATTAAAGGCCTTCGG TTACACTATAGAGGCCTTAGAAATGCTGCTACTCCCAATGGCAAAAGATGGTGTTGAGGCTCTTGGTTCAATGGGGAATGATGCTCCATTAGCAGTGATGTCTAACAGAGAGAAACTTACATTTGAGTATTTCAAGCAGATGTTTGCTCAAGTCACAAACCCTCCTATTGACCCTATCAGGGAAAAAATTGTCACGTCtatgcaatgtatggttggTCCTGAAGGAGATCTTACGGAGACCACTGAAGAACAGTGTCACCGCCTCTCACTCAAAGGGCCTCTTTTGTCCATTGAAGAGATGGAAGCTGTAAAGAAGATGAACTACAGAGGGTGGCGTAGTAAGGTTCTTGATATTACCTACTCCAGAGACCGTGGTACAAAAGGTCTAGAGGAGACCTTAGACAGGATTTGCTCTGAAGCGCACGATGCAATTCAGGAGGGTTATACAGCAATCGTACTTTCTGACAGAG GCTTCTCGCCAAAGCGTGTTGCTGTGAGCTCTTTATTGGCTATTGGTGCTGTCCATCATCATTTAGTTAAAAAGCTTGAGCGAACTCGAGTTGCATTGATTGTTGAATCTGCCGAGCCACGAGAAGTACACCATTTCTGTACTTTGGTAGGATTTGGTGCTGATGCTATCTGCCCTTATTTAGCCGTAGAAGCTATATGGAGACTACAGGTTGATGGCAAAATCCCACCCAAGTCAACCGGTGAGTTTCATTCCAAGGATGAGCTTGTCAAGAAATACTTCAAAGCAAGTCACTATGGCATGATGAAGGTTCTTGCAAAAATGGGAATATCAACATTGGCATCGTACAAGGGCGCTCAGATTTTTGAGGCTGTTGGCCTTTCATCAGAAGTGATGGAGCGATGTTTCAATGGAACTCCTAGCAGAGTGGAGGGTGCAACTTTTGACGCACTTGCCAAAGATGCACTCAATCTGCATGGACTTGCATTTCCATCACGAGCCTTGGCTCCAGGGAGTGCAGAAGCTGTTGCACTCCCTAATCCTGGTGATTATCATTGGAGAAAGGGTGGTGAGATTCACCTTAATGATCCATTTGCCATTGCGAAACTGCAGGAGGCTGCACAATCTAATAGTGTAGCTGCCTACAAAGAATATTCTAAGCGAGTACAGGAATTAAATAGACAATGCAATTTGAGGGGacttttgaaattcaaagagGGAGAGGTTAAAGTTCCTCTAGAAGAAGTTGAACCAGCAAGTGAGATTGTAAAACGTTTTTGTACTGGAGCCATGAGTTATGGATCAATCTCCTTGGAGGCACACGCTACTCTTGCTATGGCAATGAACAAGATTGGAGGCAAATCTAACACAG GCGAGGGTGGTGAGCAACCTTCTCGGATGGAACCTCTTCCCAATGGTTCAAAGAACCCAAAAAGAAGTGCAATTAAGCAGGTTGCAAGTGGTAGATTTGGAGTCTCAAGTTATTACCTTACAAATGCTGACGAGCTACAGATAAAGATGGCTCAG GGAGCCAAGCCTGGAGAAGGGGGTGAACTTCCTGGACACAAGGTCATTGGTGACATAGCTGTCACTAGGAACTCCACAGCTGGAGTTGGACTAATTAGTCCCCCTCCTCATCATGATATCTACTCAATTGAGGATCTTGCACAGTTAATTCATGATCTTAAG AATGCAAACCCAGGGGCACGTGTTAGTGTCAAGTTGGTTTCTGAAGCTGGTGTTGGGGTTATAGCCAGTGGCGTTGTCAAGGGACATGCTGATCATGTCTTGATCTCCGGTCATGATGGAGGGACTGGTGCCTCAAGATGGACTGGCATCAAGAGTGCTGGGCTTCCATGGGAACTTGGTCTTGCAGAGACGCATCAAACTTTAGTGGCTAATGACCTCCGTGGCCGAACAGTGCTGCAAACAGATGGCCAATTGAAAACTGGAAGAGATGTAGCTATAGCTGCTCTTCTTGGTGCAGAGGAGTTTGGTTTCAGCACTGCTCCCCTCATAACACTTGGCTGCATAATGATGAGAAAATGCCACAAAAACACTTGCCCAGTGGGGATTGCCACTCAAGATCCAATTCTTCGGGAGAAGTTTGCTGGAGAACCAGAACATGtcataaatttctttttcatgCTGGCAGAAGAAGTGAGAGAAATCATGTCTCAACTTGGTTTCAGAACACTTACTGAAATGGTTGGCCGTTCAGACATGCTTGAAATGGACAATGATTTAGTCAAGAACAATGACAAATTGAAGAATATTGATCTGTCCCTACTGCTTCGACCTGCTGCTGATATCCGGCCTGAAGCTGCCCAATATTGTATACAGAAACAGGATCATGGTTTGGACTTGGCTTTAGATAACAATTTAATAGCCCTTTCCAAGGCTGCTTTAGAGAAAAGTCTTCCTGTATATATTGAAACTCCAATCTGCAATGTAAACCGGGCTGTTGGTACTATGCTAAGCCACGAAGTGACCAAGCGTTATCACCTCGCAGGGCTTCCAGCAGATACCATTCATATCAAGCTTAGTGGAAGTGCAGGACAGAGTCTGGGGGCTTTTCTTTGTCCTGGCATCACATTAGAGCTTGAAGGAGACAGCAATGATTATGTTGGTAAAGGTTTATCGGGTGGCAAAATCGTTGTTTATCCCCCAAAAGGAAGCAAGTTTGACCCCAAAGAAAATATTGTGATTGGAAATGTAGCTCTTTATGGGGCAACAAGTGGGGAGGCATATTTTAATGGGATGGCAGCAGAAAGATTTTGTGTCCGTAACTCAGGGGCCAAAGCTGTTGTAGAAGGTGTTGGTGATCATGGCTGTGAGTACATGACTGGTGGTACAGTTGTTGTGCTAGGAAAAACTGGAAGAAACTTTGCTGCTGGTATGAGTGGTGGTGTTGCCTATGTTCTTGACTTGCATTCCACTTTCCACTCTCGTTGCAATTCAGAGCTGGTTGATCTCgataaagttgaagaagaagaagatatcatgactttgaagatgatgatacaGCAACACCAGCGTAACACAAACAGCCAACTGGCAAAAGAAGTTCTTGCTGACTTTGATAATCTTTTGCCTAGATTTATTAAGGTCTTCCCTAGAGATTATAAACGTGTTCTTGCAAGCATGAAAAAGGAGGAAGCTTATGAAGCTGCAAAAGAACGTGCCATCAAGGAAGCGGAggagcaagaagaagaagagttgaaggagaaagATGCCTTTGAAGAGCTGAAGAAGTTAGCAGCTGCATCTAAGGATGAATCCAGTCAG GTTGAAGAGGAGAACACATTGAAGAGGCCCACCCAAGTTGCTGAGGCAGTCAAGCATCGAGGTTTTGTTGCTTACGAGCGACAGGGTGTGTCTTACAGGGATCCAAATGTTCGGATGAAGGACTGGAAAGAGGTTATGGAGGAATCAAAACCCAGTCCACTCCTTACGACACAATCTGCGCGTTGCATGGACTGTGGAACTCCTTTTTGTCATCAG gAGAACTCTGGATGTCCTCTTGGAAACAAAATACCAGAATTCAATGAGTTAGTGTATCAGAATAGATGGCGTGAAGCACTAGATAGGCTTCTTGAGACAAACAACTTCCCTGAGTTCACTGGCCGAGTGTGCCCTGCACCATGTGAAGGATCTTGTGTGCTTGGTATCATTGAGAATCCCGTTTCTATCAAAAGCATTGAATGTGCCATTATTGACAAAGCTTTTGAGGAAGGGTGGATGGTGCCACGACCTCCTTCTGAGAGAACCGG GAGAAGAGTCGCAATTGTTGGAAGTGGACCCTCAGGCCTGGCTGCTGCTGATCAGTTAAATAGATTGGGTCATACTGTCACCGTGTTTGAACGTGCTGATAGGATTGGTGGTCTGATGATGTATGGAGTGCCCAACATGAAGACCGACAAAATTGATGTCGTTCAGAGGCGGGTTGACCTTATGGAGAAGGAAGGGGTGAAATTTGTGGTCAATGCAAATATCGGAAATGATCCTGCGTACTCCTTGGATAGTCTTCGTGAAGATCATGATGCAATTATCTTGGCTGTTGGAGCCACAAAGCCAAG GGACCTTCCTGTTCCTGGACGAGACTTATCCGGAGTCCATTTCGCCATGGAGTTCCTTCACGCAAACACAAAAAGTTTGCTTGACAGCAATCTGCAGGATGGAAAATACATTTCAGCCAAGGGAAAGAAAGTGGTTGTTATTGGTGGAGGTGACACTGGGACAGATTGCATAGGAACATCAATTCGCCATGGCTGCAGCAGTGTAGTTAATCTAGAGCTTCTTCCTCAGCCACCAAACACTAGGGCTCCTGGAAATCCTTGGCCACAG TGGCCTCGTATCTTCCGTGTAGATTATGGGCATCAGGAAGCTTCTGCAAAGTTTGGTAAGGATCCGAGATCCTATGAGGTTTTGACCAAGCGGTTCATTGGAGATGAAAATGGAAATGTGAAAGGGTTGGAGGTGATACGTGTACAGTGGGAAAAAGATGCCAGTGGAAGATTCCAATTTAAGGAAGTAGAAGGCTCTGAAGAAATTATCGGGGCCGATCTGGTTATGCTAGCCATGGGGTTCCTTGGTCCTGAATCG ACAATAGCAGACAAACTAGGATTAGAAAAGGACAACAGGTCCAACTTCAAGGCTGATTATGGACGCTTCTCAACAAGTGTAGAGGGGGTGTTCGCAGCAGGAGACTGTCGTAGGGGACAGTCTTTGGTGGTTTGGGCCATCTCTGAAGGACGGCAAGCAGCTGCTCAAGTTGACAAGTTTCTCATGAAGGATGACGAGGACTCGTCTGCTGATGCAGCTAGCCAACAAGAATCTGTCAAAAAGCAGCCAACAGTCGTGACATAA